A genomic segment from Euleptes europaea isolate rEulEur1 chromosome 17, rEulEur1.hap1, whole genome shotgun sequence encodes:
- the CLEC3A gene encoding C-type lectin domain family 3 member A — MAQTGFLIFLLVAALLLLDHATGQSSQSKARKHSKRRVKEKADDLKSQIDKLWQEVNSLKEMQALQTVCLRGTKVHKKCYLASDGAKHFHEANEDCIAKGGTLAIPRDGDETNALRDYGKKSMPGVADFWLGVTDMVNEGKFVDVNGMVLNYFNWDRSQPRGGKRENCVSLSQSAQGKWSDEVCRTLKRYICEFLIP, encoded by the exons ATGGCGCAAACAGGATTTCTGATTTTCCTTCTGGTTGCTGCCCTCCTTTTGCTGGATCATGCGACTGGACAGTCTTCCCAATCAAAGGCCCGGAAGCACAGCAAGCGGAGGGTGAAAG AGAAAGCTGATGACCTGAAGAGTCAAATTGACAAGCTTTGGCAAGAGGTCAACTCCCTGAAAGAAATGCAAGCGCTTCAGACAG TCTGTCTTCGTGGAACAAAAGTCCATAAGAAATGCTACTTGGCCTCTGACGGCGCCAAACACTTCCATGAAGCAAACGAAGACTGTATAGCCAAGGGAGGCACTCTTGCTATCCCCAGAGATGGCGACGAAACCAACGCGCTCCGAGACTACGGCAAAAAGAGCATGCCAGGTGTGGCCGATTTTTGGCTGGGTGTTACCGATATGGTCAACGAGGGGAAGTTTGTTGACGTCAACGGAATGGTTCTGAACTACTTCAACTGGGACCGCTCGCAACCCAGAGGAGGGAAACGTGAAAATTGTGTCTCGCTTTCTCAGTCGGCTCAAGGAAAGTGGTCGGACGAAGTCTGCCGTACCCTTAAACGATACATTTGCGAGTTCCTCATCCCTTAA